One part of the Humulus lupulus chromosome 9, drHumLupu1.1, whole genome shotgun sequence genome encodes these proteins:
- the LOC133801330 gene encoding inorganic pyrophosphatase 1-like, translating into MARNTIVIFDFDKTIIECDSDNWVVDELGATDLFNQLLPTMPWNSLMDWMMMELHEQGKTIEDIAQVLNRIPIHPRVVPAIKAAHALGCELRIVSDANLFFIETMLKHLGLREYFSEINTNPSFVDEQGRLRIQPFHDFKNSSHGCTTGTCPPNMCKGAIIERIQASVAAEGNKRIIYLGDGAGDYCPSLKLKESDFVMPRKNFPVWDLISKNPLLIKAKIHEWTDGEEFENVLLSLIDTISIDEKSAFTRTYFKMPSNIDVSAIPKVLPVQQ; encoded by the exons ATGGCCAGAAATACCATTGTGATTTTTGACTTTGACAAGACCATCATCGAATGTGACAGCGATAACTGGGTCGTCGATGAATTGGGTGCCACAGATCTCTTCAATCAGCTTCTCCCAACCATGCCATGGAACTCTCTCATG GATTGGATGATGATGGAGCTTCATGAGCAAGGAAAAACCATTGAGGATATTGCTCAAGTTCTTAATAGGATCCCCATACATCCCAGAGTTGTTCCTGCCATTAAGGCCGCTCACGCTCTTGG GTGTGAATTGAGGATTGTGAGTGATGCAAATCTGTTCTTCATTGAGACAATGTTGAAGCATCTTGGGCTGAGGGAGTACTTTTCCGAGATCAACACAAATCCCAGCTTTGTTGATGAACAAGGAAGACTTCGGATTCAACCTTTTCATGATTTCAAAAACTCCTCACATGGCTGCACTACTGGCACCTGCCCTCCTAATATGTGCAAG GGTGCGATTATAGAAAGAATACAGGCCTCTGTGGCAGCTGAAGGCAACAAAAGAATCATCTACTTGGGTGATGGAGCTGGTGACTATTGCCCAAGCCTGAAGCTGAAAGAGAGTGACTTTGTGATGCCAAGGAAGAATTTCCCAGTATGGGACTTAATTTCCAAGAACCCACTTCTCATCAAGGCCAAAATCCATGAATGGACTGATGGTGAGGAGTTTGAGAATGTTCTACTCAGCCTTATTGACACCATTTCCATTGATGAGAAGTCTGCTTTCACTAGAACTTACTTCAAAATGCCAAGCAATATTGATGTTTCAGCCATACCTAAAGTACTCCCAGTTCAGCAGTAG